Part of the Sphingopyxis sp. 113P3 genome, GAAGGCGCGCGGGTTGGAATCATCATGGCGAAGGCCGAGGAAGGTGCGTGCATGTTCCTTGTCGACCTGCCTGACCCTGCAATTCACATCGATCATATACCCAATACGATCGACAGCTCGATGCCGGGCGGCCACGCGACGCTGACCATCGATAATCTGCGCGTCCCTGCGGACCAGATGCTCGGCGAGGCCGGCGAAGGCTTCCGCTATGCACAGGTCCGTCTCTCCCCTGCCCGCCTGTCACACTGCATGCGCTGGCTCGGTGCGTGCATCCGGGCCAACGAGATTGCGACCGATTATGCCAATCGCCGCCATGCTTTCGGCAAACCGCTCGTTGATCATGAGGGTGTGGGCTTCATGCTCGCGGAGAATCTGATCGACCTCAAGCAGGCCGAGTTGATGATCGACTGGTGCGCAAGCGTGCTCGATACCGGGTCGCTCGGCACCGCCGAAAGTTCGATGGCGAAGGTCGCGGTATCGGAGGCGTTGATGCGCATCGCCGATCGCTGTGTTCAGGTGATGGGAGGCACAGGTGTGACCGACAAGACAATCGTCGAGCAGGTGTTTCGCGAAGTCCGCGCCTTTCGCATTTATGACGGGCCGACCGAGGTCCATAAATGGAGCCTCGCCAAGAAGATCAAGCGCGACTGGAAGGCGCAGCAGGACTGACCGACGCTCACGCCGCCGACCGCCAGTCCATATCCGTAGCGTCAAACCACTTGACGTTTACGTTAACGTACGGATGATGGGCGGCCACCAGGGCGGAGGAATCGGGAGTCGCATGTCGATATTGTACGATGAGGGACAGGAGGCGATAGCGACGGAGTCGCGTCGTGTTTTGGAGGCGCGAGTGAGCAAGGAGGATATGCTGTCCTTGCTTGAGGGCGTTGGGCGTTATCATGAGGGTTTCTGGAGGACGGCGAAGGAGCAGGGCTGGACGGCGCTGGCGCTTCCGGAGGCGTATGGGGGGCTCGATCTGGGGCTGGTCGAGCTTGGTCTGATTGCGCATCAGGTGGGGCGGACGCTGAGCGGGGCGCCCTTTCTGACCGCGAGCTTTGGGGTTGCCAAGGCGATTGCGCTTTACGGATCGGACGATCAGAAGGCGGCGTGGCTTCCGGGTCTTGCGCGCGGCGACACGATCGGTGCGGTGGCTTTTGCCGAGGGGGCGAACGCCCTTCCCGCGGCGCCTTCGCTGACGCTGGCGGCGGGCCGGCTCGAGGGCCGGGTGAGCGGGGTTGCGGGCGGTCTTGCCGCCGAGGTTGCGCTGGTCTTTGCGCAAGGGCCGGAGGGCCCGGTGCTCGCGATTGCCGATCTCGCAGAGGCCGAGCGCAGCGCGATTGCGAGCTTTGACAACAGCCGTCTTTACGCCGATCTTGCCTTTGCCGGGACGCGTGCCGAGCTGCTTCTGGCTGGCGAGGCGGCGCGCGAGGCGGCGCTTCACATTCTGGCGCTCCAGGCGGTGATCACCGCGCACGAGCAGACGGGCGGCGCCGAAGCCTTGATGGAGATTGCGCGCGACTATGCGGTGACCCGCAAGGCGTTCGGCCAGCCGATCGGCGCCTTCCAGTCGATCAAGCACCGCATCGCCGAGCTTTACGCGCTCGTCGAGCTTGCGCGCGCCAACGGCATTCATGCCGCCTCGCGCGAGGGCAAGGATGATTTCATCACCGCAGCGGCCGCGGCGCGCATCTCGGCGACCGAGGCCTATGACACCGCCTCGCGCGACTGCGTGCAGATCCACGGCGGCATCGGGGTGACGTGGGAGCTTGGCCTCCACCTCCACACCC contains:
- a CDS encoding acyl-CoA dehydrogenase family protein — encoded protein: MSILYDEGQEAIATESRRVLEARVSKEDMLSLLEGVGRYHEGFWRTAKEQGWTALALPEAYGGLDLGLVELGLIAHQVGRTLSGAPFLTASFGVAKAIALYGSDDQKAAWLPGLARGDTIGAVAFAEGANALPAAPSLTLAAGRLEGRVSGVAGGLAAEVALVFAQGPEGPVLAIADLAEAERSAIASFDNSRLYADLAFAGTRAELLLAGEAAREAALHILALQAVITAHEQTGGAEALMEIARDYAVTRKAFGQPIGAFQSIKHRIAELYALVELARANGIHAASREGKDDFITAAAAARISATEAYDTASRDCVQIHGGIGVTWELGLHLHTRRARSLAIEQGPLFFWEDVLVDRLTGEAA
- a CDS encoding acyl-CoA dehydrogenase family protein; the encoded protein is MSATRTGISDRALEIAVRVEAFVRETVIPYEKDPRRDHHGAPTDELVMEMREKARAAGVLTPHILDDGSHLNQRETAVVLIKSGLSPLGPLACNTMAPDEGNMYLLGKESSPELKERFLKPMIEGRVRSAFFMTEPADEGGAGSDPSMMQTTCRPDGNHWVISGRKTFITGAEGARVGIIMAKAEEGACMFLVDLPDPAIHIDHIPNTIDSSMPGGHATLTIDNLRVPADQMLGEAGEGFRYAQVRLSPARLSHCMRWLGACIRANEIATDYANRRHAFGKPLVDHEGVGFMLAENLIDLKQAELMIDWCASVLDTGSLGTAESSMAKVAVSEALMRIADRCVQVMGGTGVTDKTIVEQVFREVRAFRIYDGPTEVHKWSLAKKIKRDWKAQQD